From the genome of Candidatus Krumholzibacteriia bacterium:
TGAGCTCGCCGAACTCCATGAAGTCGGCCACGCGGCCGGCTTTCTCCAGCGACTGGTTCACCGTCTCGCCCTTGCCCAGGACCTTGACGTCGCGCCAGAACTCCTCGCGGAGCTCGGGGATGCGTTGCAGGGCCCACTCCAGGCCCTCCTTGTTGCGGGCCATGCCGCACTTGTCCCACATGATCTGGCCCAGCTCCTTGTGGAAGCTGTCGACCGTCCGCGAACCGTTCACGTCGAGCAGCTGCTGGTTCCGTTCGGCGACCTGACGCTCGGTCTCTGCGAATTCCGGCGCGTCGGTGTCGACGGGCTCGCGCGGTACCCCGGCCAGGTAGTCGCCGATCGTGTAGGGGATCACGAAGTAACCGTCGGCCAGGCCCTGCATGAGAGCACTCGCGCCGAGACGGTTGGCGCCGTGGTCGCTGAAGTTCGCTTCACCCAGGGCGTACAGGCCGGGGATCGTGGTCATGAGGTTGTAGTCCACCCACAGGCCGCCCATGGTGTAGTGCACGGCCGGGTAGATGCGCATCGGGACCTCGTAGGGGTTCTCGTCGGTGATGCGCTGGTACATGTCGAAGAGGTTTCCGTAGCGCTCTTCGATCGCCTTGCGGCCCAGGCGATCGATGGAGTCGCGGAAATCGAGGTAGACGCCGTAGCCCGTCGCCCCGACCCCCCGGCCCTCGTCGCAGACCTCCTTGGCGCTGCGCGAGGCGATGTCACGCGGACTGAGGTTTCCGAAGCTGGGATACTTGCGCTCGAGGTAGTAGTCGCGCTCGTCCTCGGGGATCTCGTTCGGGTGGCGTGTGTCGCCGACCTTCTTCGGCACCCAGACACGGCCGTCGTTGCGCAGGGACTCGCTCATGAGGGTGAGCTTGCTCTGGTACTCGCCACTGACCGGGATGCAGGTCGGATGGATCTGCGTGAAACAGGGGTTCGCGAAGGCCGCCCCCTTCTTGTAGGCGCGATAGGCCGCCGTGACGTTGCAGTTCATGGCGTTCGTCGACAGGAAGTAGACGTTGCCGTAGCCGCCGGTGGCCAGGATCACCGCGTGCGCGGCGTGCGATTCGATCTTCCCGCTGATCAGGTCGCGGGTGACGATGCCGCGGGCCTGTCCGTCGACCATCACGAGATCCAGCATCTCGTGGCGCGGATACATCTTCACCTTGCCCGCCGACACCTGCTTCTGCAGGGCCTGGTAGGCACCCAGCAGCAGCTGCTGACCCGTCTGGCCGCGAGCGTAGAAGGTGCGAGAGACCTGCGCCCCGCCGAACGAGCGATTGGCCAGCAAGCCGCCGTACTCCCGGGCGAAGGGCACGCCCTGGGCCACGCATTGGTCGATGATGTTCACGCTGACCTGGGCGAGACGGTAGACGTTCGCCTCGCGCGAACGGAAGTCCCCGCCCTTGATGGTGTCGTAGAACAGGCGCCAGATGCTGTCGCCGTCGTTCTGGTAGTTCTTCGCAGCGTTGATTCCGCCCTGGGCCGCGATCGAGTGCGCCCGCCGGGCGGAGTCCTGGTAACAGAAGGCCTTCACGTCGTAGCCCAGCTCGCTGAGCGTGGCCGCGGCGCTGGCACCGGCCAGGCCAGTGCCGACCACGATCACCTCGTACTTCCGCTTGTTCGCGGGGTTCACCAGCTTCACGTCGAAGCGATGCTTGTCCCACTTGTCGGCGAGGGGGCCTTCGGGGGTGCGTGCGTTCAGTTCCATGCCTCGACCTCCTGGGACTTGTTCGCGAGCTCGGCGGACTCGGACGCAGGCGCCTCGACGGTCTGCGGATCACCGGTCTCGGTGCGCTCGACGGCTCCGGTCAGCACGGCCACCGGGAACGAGATGTTCGCGACGGCGATCACCACGGCCAGGCCCACGGCCAGGCGCTTGCGCCAGTGGTTGTAGCGCGGGTGGTTGGCGCCGAGGGTCTGCAGCATGCTCCACACGCCGTGGTAGAGGTGCATGCCCAGGGCGACCATGGCGATCGCGTAGAAGGCGGCCACCCACCAGACCCCGAAGCCCTGGGTGACGTTCATGTGCACCTCGCCGTACTGGAAGTCCATCCCGGGCGAGATGGTCCCGGTGGTGAAGTGCAGGATGTGGAAGACGATGAACACGGCGAGGAGGATCCCGCCCCAGATCATCGTGCGCGAGGCGATGGTCGACTCCTGGTAGGCCGACTTCGCGTAGCCCTGGGGCCGGGCGCGATTGCTCAGCGACTTGAGGCTGATGGCCGACCAGATGTGGAGGATCACCGCCAGCAGGAGGATCCCCCGGACCAGCCACAGGAACTGGTACTCGCCGAAGAACGGCTCGCCGAAGGAGCGGAGCGCGTGGCCGTAGTGGTCCAGCGCGTAGTCTCCGTGGTGGGGCTCCATGTAGAGCTTGAGGTTGCCGATCATGTGTCCCAGCACGAAGCCGACCAGCAGGATTCCCGTGACGGCCATCACGATCTTCTTGCCAATGGTGGTGCTGTAGAGCGTCAGAACGCGG
Proteins encoded in this window:
- a CDS encoding fumarate reductase/succinate dehydrogenase flavoprotein subunit, encoding MELNARTPEGPLADKWDKHRFDVKLVNPANKRKYEVIVVGTGLAGASAAATLSELGYDVKAFCYQDSARRAHSIAAQGGINAAKNYQNDGDSIWRLFYDTIKGGDFRSREANVYRLAQVSVNIIDQCVAQGVPFAREYGGLLANRSFGGAQVSRTFYARGQTGQQLLLGAYQALQKQVSAGKVKMYPRHEMLDLVMVDGQARGIVTRDLISGKIESHAAHAVILATGGYGNVYFLSTNAMNCNVTAAYRAYKKGAAFANPCFTQIHPTCIPVSGEYQSKLTLMSESLRNDGRVWVPKKVGDTRHPNEIPEDERDYYLERKYPSFGNLSPRDIASRSAKEVCDEGRGVGATGYGVYLDFRDSIDRLGRKAIEERYGNLFDMYQRITDENPYEVPMRIYPAVHYTMGGLWVDYNLMTTIPGLYALGEANFSDHGANRLGASALMQGLADGYFVIPYTIGDYLAGVPREPVDTDAPEFAETERQVAERNQQLLDVNGSRTVDSFHKELGQIMWDKCGMARNKEGLEWALQRIPELREEFWRDVKVLGKGETVNQSLEKAGRVADFMEFGELMCLDALDREESCGGHFREEHQTDDGEAKRNDDDYAYVSAWEFQGVSETPTLHKEWLEFENVELATRSYK
- a CDS encoding succinate dehydrogenase cytochrome b subunit, whose product is MRRVLTLYSTTIGKKIVMAVTGILLVGFVLGHMIGNLKLYMEPHHGDYALDHYGHALRSFGEPFFGEYQFLWLVRGILLLAVILHIWSAISLKSLSNRARPQGYAKSAYQESTIASRTMIWGGILLAVFIVFHILHFTTGTISPGMDFQYGEVHMNVTQGFGVWWVAAFYAIAMVALGMHLYHGVWSMLQTLGANHPRYNHWRKRLAVGLAVVIAVANISFPVAVLTGAVERTETGDPQTVEAPASESAELANKSQEVEAWN